In Patescibacteria group bacterium, the sequence GAAAAATGGGGGACGAAAAAACCCCGATTTCATATCAGGGTTTAAAACCAATTGCAAAGTACGAGTTTGACGGTGACAAAAGGAATGTCTCTCCTGTCCTTATGCGATATTGGTGCTATCCTGTCCGGTGACGCCCCCTCCTCCATCAACTATATATAGGATAATTCCACCAGCAATATTGCTGTTATAGTTGAAGGAAGTGGTAAGTTGGATACTCCCATCAACCCAGGACTTAGGGTCAACAACACTATTAGGGATGATAATGAAATATGCGCCGCTTCCATCCGTCATAGTAGAATTGTCGTCGATAAAAATCTGGACACCGGGTACCCCTGCACCATCAATCTGGACATGGCCAGAAATGATTATGCCGGAATCATGGAAATTAAGAACAGTATTATCATACCGATCTTTTGCTGTGACATCTAGATAGATCGATGATCCTTCGCTGATTTGGGATTCAGCGTCAACGTCGAAGAAATTTAACGTTCCGTAGGGGATTACTTGTATAGACGGGCTGATACTTCGGGATCGTGGTGCTGTGTACCGATCAGAGTACCCATCGACTCGTATAATGAAAGCCGAGGTTTCCGTTCCTGAAGGTATTTGCCAGTTAATACTGGCAATCTTTCTGGTTTCGCCAATTGGCGACCAGGTTTCTCCGTCATTGGTCGAATAGTCGATAGTATAACGATCGACTATTGTGACAAAATCCCAGGAAATAATAATAGGCTCTCTTGAGATGAGTTGCCCATCTCCGTCGTCGGTAATTACAACCGTTGCTCCAGTATTGACAGGAGGAGTGACGGGTTCGTTACCACATGATACTAATCCAATGATTGCCAGGCAGAGCCCGGCGGTGATAAGAAGAAAGTATCTATGCATCGAATTGCCTCCGTGGGCATAGCCAGGCAGATGTCCTGGCTGCGTTTTTTTTGATAGCCGTGTTCTCCGGAGAATTCCTTGAGCGCGGCGGTCTGCTCGTTAGTTGTCATGCTGAATTTATTTCAGCATCTCCAGGGAGAGATCCTGAATCCGAACTTGGCCTTATGGACAGTCGGTCCAGGATGACGAATAGGGAACAGAATGCCGGGCTCAAAGGATGTATGTCAAAGGACTGAATTTCTGACTAAATATTATATCAAAAATGGGCAGAAGTCAAGAGTTTTTGGCTCTGGGAGAGGATAATTTATATACAATAACCCCTCCTTTCCTCCCCTTATATTAAGGGGAGGTTGGGTGGGATGGTTTTATGTTGACAAGGAGAGTGATTTGTAGTATAATAATATAATTACTTTATAGAGTTCCTTGCGGAAACAAACATCAAAATGGCTCCAAAAAGCAAAAAGAATAACCTCTTGTCGGTAACCCCTCGACTACACTCGGGGAATAAAAAATTATACGATCCTGGACAAGCCAGGATGACGGGCAGAGTAAGTAGGGTGCTGTCGTGGGTGGTGATGGCAGTGTTGATTATTCAGGTGGTGTTTCCGGGAGGATTGTTTGATTTTGCTGTCCAAAGAACTTATGCTGCTACAACCTTAGGCATATCGGCGCCCATTGCTTCTACAGAGTGGGTTATTGGGGAAAATAATACCATATTATGGACAACTGTCGGGGATGTTCCAAGTTATTTCAAATTGTATTATTCAACCGACAGTGGAGGCAATTGGGCTTCAATAGATGATTATGAGGCCTATACAGGTAGTCCTCAGTTCTATCTTTGGACAACGCCGGTAGTGGCTAACGCAGGATCACAAACACATCAGGTTAAGGTTGAGGCGTACGATGCCGGGGATGTTTTATTGGCGACTAAAAGTACTGTCTCTTACATAATTGATTATGGGCCACTAGATAGTTTTGTTGTAGATGTTGAACCTCAAATAAGCGAGGGATTGTCGGTTTATTTAGATGCTACAGCCAAAGACCAATATGATAATACTATTTTGAATTTCTCTGATTCAGGTATGGTTACTCAGGGCTACGTGAGGATTGATGGTATGGGAGTGCCTAATGTCATGGTTACTGTAAACGGTGATTCAAACTTAACAAACGGAGATGGCCTTTTTAGTATTGTTCAGCCTCAACCTTCTGGATGGTCTTGGGCTAATGGACATGCTCAAATTGTTACTTATTTCACTTATGATGAAGGTAATATTGGAGATGGAGGTGGAACAATTAGTTATGATTTAAACGCCAAAGGGAATGATACCACTAATGTAGTAGCTAATCTAGTTCTTATGGATGCGCCGACATCGGCTTCCAGTTTTGTAATCGGCTCGCCTGGGAACAGCATCACTTTTCGGGCAGGAGGAGAAACAAGTATTGACCATTTGGATTTGGCGTATTCGCCAAACAATGGAGGTAATTATTACACGATTGAAAATGGAGTGGCGGATGGAGCGATGCCACAGACTTACAGTTGGATTGTTAACAACGATACTCCGGGCGCGCAATGGAAAGTCCGCGTGCAATCCTACGATGCTACGGATACCCTGATTGCGACCGGGACCTCGGATGCCTTTACGGTGGCCTACGGTGCTGTGGCCAGTTTTACTGTAGCTGCTCCAGAAACAGCTAACATCAACCAATATTTTAGTTTGACGGTAACTGCTAAAGATACATATGGAAATACCATTACTACATTTAGTGAAGCCACAGCGATCGGGTCTTTGCCCAGCAATATCACGCCAACCACTATCGGCAACGGTACCACTACTGGCACTTGGTCGAATGGAGTAGTCACATATAACGGTTATCAAATCAGCGGGACAGGAGTACAAACCATTACCGCGACTTATGGCAGTGCGACCGGATCTGATACTATGAACATCATCGGTGGGGGATCTACTACCGTGATTGGTTGTACGGAATCAATGGATAAAAAAGCCCCGGCTTCGGCGGTAGTAGGGATTTTAGATGCCAATAACATTATCCAACCCATGCCGGCCACTACTTACAAAACTCCCATGACAGTAGTGGCGGAAGCAATCGATCCCGACCAAGGTTTGGTGGCTGATGGTTGTCCTTTAGGTACGGGTGTAGCTGCAATTGATTTGCAACTTAAAAAAGGCGCCGGTGAGTATATTGCCCAAAGCGGGGGAATGTATATGGTCCCACCTGCCAATGCCAAACCCGGTTATGATTATTACAAATGGATTATAGATATTCCGGCAAAGGAATTTACGACTTATTATTTCTATTCGTTAGCCACTGATTATGATGGCAACGCCGAAACCGCCCCGAGCATGCCAGGTTATGATACGTTGACGCTAGTGGATATGCGCCGGCCATATGTGATTAGTACCAATCCGCTTAATAGCCAAACCGGCGTGGCGAATAATATGCCCATCCAAGTGGTATTTAATATGCCCATGAATACTGCTTCGGTCTGGAGTGCCTTTAGTATTACTAAGCAAGGCGCTGTAGTGCCGGTGGATTTGCGTTGGTCAGCTGTGTGGTCTAATAACAACCAAGTAGCAAGTTTCCGTCATGCCACCGTATTCGATTACAGTGGAGTTTACACAGTAAAAATCGATCCGGATATTGCTACCAATGCGAGCGGAGCGCCTTTGGATATTACCAACCCTGATGCAGCTCCCATGCCATTCTCGTTTACGGTAGCGGCGGGTCCACAAACCAACCGACCTTATTTAGCCACTTCAACTAAAGTAGTTAATTTAGCGATTGCACCGGTCGGAAGTTTACTTACTTACACTATCGTTTTGCGTAATACCGGCACGGCCACGGCCAATGTAGTGTTTACTGATCCTATTCCTGTCAATACAACTTACGATAATATGGTGACCAATGCAGTTTATGACGCGGTGGCTAAGACTATCCGTTGGAGCGGTACTATCGCCCGGGGTCGAACTTGGACCATTACCTTCCGGGTCAAGATTAATACGGGAGTGGCTAATGGTACTGTTATCGAGAATAAAGCTACCTTCAGTGATGGAGCTGGCAATACCTTTGACCGGTATGCCAACACCACCGTTAACACCGTGCCAACTTCCAAGGTCATTGGCAATTTAGTGGACGGAACTCTAATCACCCCGATGCAGGGCTATACTTACGCCTCGCCGTTAACGGTGGTGGCGCAAGCTCCCAATGCCTCTTCCTTGCTCACGGTAAATTTGTATTACCGAACCAGCGCCACGGGCGATACTGTGTATAAGAATTTCGGGCCAGGTACAAAATATCAAGATTTGCCGGATGGCTCCGCTTATTACAAATGGGATTTCCCATTTGCTGAGGGAATCAGTTTGACCTATTATTTTTACACCCGAGCTACCGATAGTTATGGCAATATCGAAAATGCTCCCAGCAGCTATGATGCCTATACTCGGGTGAATACGATTCGTCCGTATATTACTTTGACCACACCTGTGCATAATGCGGTTAATGTGCCAATCAGCGGTACTTCTTCTTATGTCCGGTTGACTTTTAGTGCAGCCATGGATCGGGCTTCGGTGATTAGTGCTTTCAATTTCAGTCGGGTGGATGGCAAGCCGGTGCCTGATTTCCAGTGGGTAGCCACTTGGAATACTAGCAGTACCCAGATAATTTTGCGTCATGCGAGCGTCCCATTCGAATATAAAACTCAATACCAAGTATCGGTTGATCCGGCTATTGCCAAAGATGCTAAGGGAAAGTACTTAAATAACGCTGACAGCCGGTCCAAGCCCAATCCCTTTACTTTCACTACGGCTATTAAACAAGCTCCGGATCTGACTGCCTCGGTTAAATTAGTAGACAGTCCGACAGTTCAACCCGGAGCCTTGCTCTTGTTCACTATTAAAGTGGATAACAGTCTAGGCACCGTATCAGCTCGGGTTACTTTGACGGACCCGCTGCCGGCCAACACTACTTATGCCAATTATCGGTTTGGAGGACTCAATTACAATGCCACGACTAAAATATTTTCTTGGAGCGGGACTGTTCTGGCCGGGGCTTCGCAAACTATGGGATTCCAGGTGAGAGTGAATACCCCCTTGGATAATAATTTGAATATCACCAATACTGTCACCCTTAAAGACCAGACTAATCCGGCCATTGCCAAACAAGCTATTAGTATTGTCGGATCGACGCCCAATTGGGCTACCTCGTATCTCAAGGTTGATTTACCACCCGAGCGGACTGACGGCAAAGTCAAACCAGGTGACACCATAACCTACACTACTTATATTGCCAATACGGGTGATATGAATGTTAGTAATCTAGCTGTTGTCACTGATGTGCCAAATCATACTAAATATGTTGATGGTTCTGCCACCGGCGGTTTGGTTTATGATTCGGCCACAGATACTTTGCAGTGGACAGGAGTTCTTAATGTTAATCAAAATAAAACTTTTACTTATCAAATCAAACTGAACAATAATCCCGATGAATTTAAAGCACCCAACAATAAAGTCTTTACCCAGATTGATTTAGCAGATGGAGTGGACGGGTATGTTATGGAGAATACCACCATGGTGGATGTCCCAGAAGACACGACCATTAAACCACCTCGGCCTAACCCGGCGCCGTATATTACCGATCAAATCCAGCCGGCGATGAATGCTACTAGTGTTAAATTGCTGAGTTCGGTTGTGGTGCCTTTCTCTGAAACCATGAATACTGATTTTCTGCAATACGAAGTGATGTTGGGGGATTTACAAGTCGATGTCAGTAAATGGGAAGCCACATGGTCGGAAACAGGGGAACAAGTAACCCTAACGCCGCCAGCTCCCCTAGATTCTGGCGAAATCTATACCATTCATATCTTAGAAGCGCTTGACCTGCAAGGATCTGGGCTGATCACCGATGGACCCGTGCCAGATAACACCTGGAAATTTACCACTGTCCGGCCGATGTTGACCTTCTCTCAACCCGAGGGGCCGGTATCGTTCTTAGCCGGTCAGGTGAGTCAAGAAATTATTCTAAAAGTGGTAGATTGGATTAACTTTAATGCTCTGGGTGAATCTCCGGCGTATCTGCCCTACACTGTCGAAGGTATGCAAGACCTGGTGTTAAATCTAGAAACCACTAGCACAACTGGACGGATGGGTGCTACACCCACAGGCCCGTTCTATACCAAGACCTGGGGACCTTGGTCGGGCAAACCGGCTGATCCGAATGCTTATCTAAAAATTCCTGTGGGCGGAGATGCAGCTTCTTTCTACTACACCGACGTTGAGATCGGCTTTAATTCTTTAATGGCGGCCGACAGTAACACCCAAGGCTATGTCGTGATCGATCCCGAACGCAAACCGGTGATTACTTCTACCACTAGCAGCGATATTGATCAGATCTATTTTGGCAGCGATCCGCAGCGGATTCCGGTCAGTTCGTTTAGTAATCCGATTATCTTTGGCATCACTAATCGAGATAAACAAGTGGAATTAGAGGAGGGCAGAAGCTTCCTGTTGCACAGTACTTCCACTACCGGCCGGTTCTATACCAGCGATAAAAATCTGATCACCGAGGAATATGTAGCCAATACCAACCAGGGTCGGCAAGTTTTCTATCGCCACTACATTCGCACTACCACAATGACAGAAACAATTTACTATAAAGATTCTACCCCGGGATCGTATAGCCTGACTATCGCCGATGGTAATAGCGAACTGGGGGTTGCCGGAGTGGTGATCCAGGCTGGTATTGCCCAAAGTACAGGCCAGAGCATGATTGTTCTACCTTTAGATATCACCGATTGCGAGGAAGGTGATTGCGAATTAGACGAACTGATCCCAGTAGACGATGATTCTGGTAGAGTATTGGATAAAATTGTCATTACTCCTCAGGATGTTACGCTAGTTCCGGGAGCAGCTAAGATCTTTAGCGCAACTGGTTACGACCAAGACGGCCAAGAGATAAATGAACTAGTCTTTAGTTGGTATGTTATTGCCGGCGGGGGAACTATTCTGAAAGCCGGATCAATAGATAATAACCACAACAGCAGATTTATCGCCGGTAAAATTCCGGGAGTTTATTATGACACTGTCATGGTGGCAGCCTATTACAACGGCAATATTTTGGCTGACAACGCTACTGTCCGGGTGGCCCGGGTCATCAATTACGGAGCGCCCGGCACCTTGCCTTCCACGGGTCCGAACGGCATCCAACTATTATTTATGATCTTGACGCTGATTTCAGCCGTGGCTTTAGCGGCGGTAGAGCATTACGAAAAAACCTATCTGACTAAGAAGCAGCAACCGGCTAGATAAAAAACAGCCCTGATGACAAATGTTTCTTTATAGCCGATGCTCCGGCAAGAAAACCATCAGGGCAAATTCGGGAAGGGGGACAGGCAGGATCTGGCAATCCTACCACCCTCCGGGGTTTAATAACTAAAAATAAAGTAGGTGATCAAGTGCACAAGGTGCTAATTCACTAATTCATTGCCAGTATAACAATAATGCCATTCCAGTCAATGTTATGATAATGCTGTGAAACTTATCGCTACCAACAAATACGCCAAAAGCAGTTACGATATCCTGGACAAATTCGAGGCGGGCTTGGTATTAACTGGGCCGGAAATTAAATCCATCCGGAATGGGCAAGCGAGCTTGAAGGGGAGTTATGGCAGATTACGAGGGAGTGAGTTGTGGCTGACTGGAGCGCATATCGCTGCCTATCACCAAGGCGTGCCCGCAAATTACGATCCCTTACGGCCGAGAAAATTACTGCTGAAAAGATCGGAGTTAAATAAGTTAATTGGCAAGATTCAAGAACAGGGGCTGAGTTTGATCCCACTTTCTTTATATATAAAGCACAATGTGGCAAAGGTAGAGATTGCCTTAGCACGGGGCCTAAAAAAATATGACAAACGGGCCAAGATCAAAGCCAAAGAAACCGCCAGAGATATTCAGCGCAAGATCAGGCGAAAATAGTCCGTTATTACTGTTCGAGTCCGCCATCCGCCAGCTGGCGGGAGTGGAAACTGAGAACTAATAATCAGATTGTTAGTAGTTCTCGCTTTGCCTGCCTGCCGGTAGGCAGGCTCGAACGGTAAAAGGCCAGATTTGCGATATTTAGCCCCTAGAGCCAAAAACTATTGACATATCTATCAAAAATAGAGTATTATTTTTATACTGTGCATCGCACATTTACATAAATATCGGAAGGGAAATGGATGTCCCTCAGGGTGAGATCGAGTGGAAATGAAAAATCTAAGACCCTTAAGGAGGTCCCAAAATGGAATTAGTCCCAGTAATTGTGACAATGGTCGCCTTGTTGGTATTAGCTGCCTTGGCTACGGCTGTTGCCAAGGCATTCTCAAAAAACAATACCGTTGGAGGTATTGTCGGATTTGCAGTATTCCTAGCATCCATTTTATTAATGGGAATGGGAGAAATTAAAACTCCCTTAACCGATTGGACTACCAATCTGGTCGCGGTGGTTTCCCATGCTGCTGCAACAGCGCCCAGTACTGCTCCAGTAAGTGTCCGTCGGATGCCAGACCCTTCACCAACTCCATCACAACAGGATAATCCCGGGACAACAGCTGTTCCTGAAACGCCTGCTGAACCAACGACTGCGACAGATCGATCAGAAATGTTCGATCTCGGTAGTGGTGTTGTTGGTTATTTCGATGACGATACTCCGTACACGGAGTACATTGTTCAACCTGGTGATAATCTATATCGGATCGGGCAGAATTTCGGTATCGATGATATTGAAATTGCAAACAGGAATGGTCTCCATATCGGTAGATATCAGATCTATCCTGGCGATGTTCTAAAAATTCCCAAATAACTACGGAATTTTATTGAAAATTGAAAGACCCCTTGAAAAGGGGTCTTCTTATTGCTAAAAGCAAAAAAATAACTTACTATATCTCCTGCATGGGGCTGTCTAGCTTCGACAGTGAATCTTGATTTCTAGGGGTAGCATGTCGTTGATGTCTTGCAACGTTAAACCAGACAAATCACAAATGCCAAAAACGCATTTAGCATGCCTCAAATGAGGCTTGCGCCAGTATT encodes:
- a CDS encoding Ig-like domain-containing protein, whose protein sequence is MAPKSKKNNLLSVTPRLHSGNKKLYDPGQARMTGRVSRVLSWVVMAVLIIQVVFPGGLFDFAVQRTYAATTLGISAPIASTEWVIGENNTILWTTVGDVPSYFKLYYSTDSGGNWASIDDYEAYTGSPQFYLWTTPVVANAGSQTHQVKVEAYDAGDVLLATKSTVSYIIDYGPLDSFVVDVEPQISEGLSVYLDATAKDQYDNTILNFSDSGMVTQGYVRIDGMGVPNVMVTVNGDSNLTNGDGLFSIVQPQPSGWSWANGHAQIVTYFTYDEGNIGDGGGTISYDLNAKGNDTTNVVANLVLMDAPTSASSFVIGSPGNSITFRAGGETSIDHLDLAYSPNNGGNYYTIENGVADGAMPQTYSWIVNNDTPGAQWKVRVQSYDATDTLIATGTSDAFTVAYGAVASFTVAAPETANINQYFSLTVTAKDTYGNTITTFSEATAIGSLPSNITPTTIGNGTTTGTWSNGVVTYNGYQISGTGVQTITATYGSATGSDTMNIIGGGSTTVIGCTESMDKKAPASAVVGILDANNIIQPMPATTYKTPMTVVAEAIDPDQGLVADGCPLGTGVAAIDLQLKKGAGEYIAQSGGMYMVPPANAKPGYDYYKWIIDIPAKEFTTYYFYSLATDYDGNAETAPSMPGYDTLTLVDMRRPYVISTNPLNSQTGVANNMPIQVVFNMPMNTASVWSAFSITKQGAVVPVDLRWSAVWSNNNQVASFRHATVFDYSGVYTVKIDPDIATNASGAPLDITNPDAAPMPFSFTVAAGPQTNRPYLATSTKVVNLAIAPVGSLLTYTIVLRNTGTATANVVFTDPIPVNTTYDNMVTNAVYDAVAKTIRWSGTIARGRTWTITFRVKINTGVANGTVIENKATFSDGAGNTFDRYANTTVNTVPTSKVIGNLVDGTLITPMQGYTYASPLTVVAQAPNASSLLTVNLYYRTSATGDTVYKNFGPGTKYQDLPDGSAYYKWDFPFAEGISLTYYFYTRATDSYGNIENAPSSYDAYTRVNTIRPYITLTTPVHNAVNVPISGTSSYVRLTFSAAMDRASVISAFNFSRVDGKPVPDFQWVATWNTSSTQIILRHASVPFEYKTQYQVSVDPAIAKDAKGKYLNNADSRSKPNPFTFTTAIKQAPDLTASVKLVDSPTVQPGALLLFTIKVDNSLGTVSARVTLTDPLPANTTYANYRFGGLNYNATTKIFSWSGTVLAGASQTMGFQVRVNTPLDNNLNITNTVTLKDQTNPAIAKQAISIVGSTPNWATSYLKVDLPPERTDGKVKPGDTITYTTYIANTGDMNVSNLAVVTDVPNHTKYVDGSATGGLVYDSATDTLQWTGVLNVNQNKTFTYQIKLNNNPDEFKAPNNKVFTQIDLADGVDGYVMENTTMVDVPEDTTIKPPRPNPAPYITDQIQPAMNATSVKLLSSVVVPFSETMNTDFLQYEVMLGDLQVDVSKWEATWSETGEQVTLTPPAPLDSGEIYTIHILEALDLQGSGLITDGPVPDNTWKFTTVRPMLTFSQPEGPVSFLAGQVSQEIILKVVDWINFNALGESPAYLPYTVEGMQDLVLNLETTSTTGRMGATPTGPFYTKTWGPWSGKPADPNAYLKIPVGGDAASFYYTDVEIGFNSLMAADSNTQGYVVIDPERKPVITSTTSSDIDQIYFGSDPQRIPVSSFSNPIIFGITNRDKQVELEEGRSFLLHSTSTTGRFYTSDKNLITEEYVANTNQGRQVFYRHYIRTTTMTETIYYKDSTPGSYSLTIADGNSELGVAGVVIQAGIAQSTGQSMIVLPLDITDCEEGDCELDELIPVDDDSGRVLDKIVITPQDVTLVPGAAKIFSATGYDQDGQEINELVFSWYVIAGGGTILKAGSIDNNHNSRFIAGKIPGVYYDTVMVAAYYNGNILADNATVRVARVINYGAPGTLPSTGPNGIQLLFMILTLISAVALAAVEHYEKTYLTKKQQPAR
- the smpB gene encoding SsrA-binding protein SmpB, whose product is MKLIATNKYAKSSYDILDKFEAGLVLTGPEIKSIRNGQASLKGSYGRLRGSELWLTGAHIAAYHQGVPANYDPLRPRKLLLKRSELNKLIGKIQEQGLSLIPLSLYIKHNVAKVEIALARGLKKYDKRAKIKAKETARDIQRKIRRK
- a CDS encoding LysM domain-containing protein produces the protein MELVPVIVTMVALLVLAALATAVAKAFSKNNTVGGIVGFAVFLASILLMGMGEIKTPLTDWTTNLVAVVSHAAATAPSTAPVSVRRMPDPSPTPSQQDNPGTTAVPETPAEPTTATDRSEMFDLGSGVVGYFDDDTPYTEYIVQPGDNLYRIGQNFGIDDIEIANRNGLHIGRYQIYPGDVLKIPK